The following proteins are co-located in the Halarcobacter sp. genome:
- a CDS encoding NADH-quinone oxidoreductase subunit J: protein MFEIVAFYLFSILTIVMFSITVFTNNSLYALSSLAAGMIFISAFFFLLDADFLGAVQIVVYTGAVMALYAFGMMFFDALSVVKEKVNNPKLVFLLSGVSALIIVLIFVAPIVTSNVEAQYPVHPEWGNSQDVGVVLFTKYLIPFEVAAVMLLVAMIGGIILAGKKMDTSYSELSEEEIDILESQEAEKDSK from the coding sequence ATGTTTGAAATAGTAGCTTTTTATCTATTTTCAATTTTAACAATTGTTATGTTCTCCATAACAGTTTTTACAAATAATTCACTATATGCCCTAAGTTCTTTGGCTGCAGGGATGATTTTTATTTCAGCTTTCTTCTTCTTGCTTGATGCTGATTTTCTAGGGGCTGTACAAATTGTAGTTTATACAGGTGCTGTAATGGCACTTTATGCCTTTGGTATGATGTTTTTTGATGCTTTATCTGTTGTAAAAGAGAAAGTAAATAATCCAAAATTGGTATTTTTATTAAGTGGAGTATCTGCTTTAATTATAGTACTTATTTTTGTTGCTCCAATCGTTACATCAAATGTAGAAGCTCAGTATCCAGTTCATCCTGAATGGGGTAATTCACAAGATGTTGGGGTAGTTTTATTTACAAAATATTTAATTCCATTTGAGGTTGCAGCTGTTATGTTGTTGGTTGCAATGATTGGTGGTATTATTTTAGCAGGGAAAAAGATGGATACTTCATACTCTGAATTAAGTGAAGAAGAGATTGATATATTAGAGTCCCAAGAAGCAGAAAAGGATAGCAAATGA
- the nuoH gene encoding NADH-quinone oxidoreductase subunit NuoH yields METGFIIETIIKAVVVLAVFSALAGFTTYIERKVLAFMQRRLGPMNVGPHGVLQLAADGIKLFTKEDFIPQNAAKPVFMIAPIITAATAFIAMTAVPFFPEFELFGYTVRPIISDVNVGVLFVMGVASVGLYGPLLGGMSSANKWSLLGGARTAIQLLSYEVVSGLALLAPLMLVGSLSLIDINEYQAGGFTHWLVWSQPLAFVLFVIAGFAETNRTPFDLLEHEAEIVAGYATEYSGMRWGMFFIGEYANLFTICFLVSLIFLGGYNDLWFIPGGLAIILKVMFLVFFFLWTRAAWPHIRPDQLMWLCWKILMPLAVINILITGFVMMF; encoded by the coding sequence ATGGAAACAGGATTTATTATTGAGACTATTATAAAAGCTGTAGTTGTATTAGCAGTTTTCTCAGCATTAGCTGGATTTACTACTTATATCGAAAGAAAAGTACTTGCATTTATGCAAAGAAGACTTGGACCTATGAATGTAGGACCTCATGGGGTTTTACAGTTAGCAGCAGATGGTATAAAATTATTTACAAAAGAGGATTTTATCCCACAAAATGCAGCTAAACCTGTATTTATGATTGCACCTATTATTACAGCAGCCACTGCTTTTATAGCAATGACAGCCGTTCCTTTCTTCCCTGAGTTTGAATTATTTGGTTATACAGTAAGACCTATTATTTCAGATGTAAATGTTGGGGTTTTATTTGTAATGGGTGTTGCTTCAGTTGGACTTTATGGACCACTTTTAGGTGGTATGAGTAGTGCAAATAAATGGTCACTTTTAGGTGGAGCTAGAACAGCTATTCAACTTCTTTCATATGAGGTTGTATCTGGACTTGCTTTACTTGCTCCTCTTATGCTTGTTGGTTCATTATCTTTAATTGATATAAATGAGTATCAAGCAGGTGGATTTACCCATTGGTTAGTTTGGTCTCAACCATTAGCTTTTGTTCTTTTTGTGATTGCTGGGTTTGCTGAAACAAACAGAACTCCATTTGATTTACTTGAGCATGAAGCTGAGATTGTTGCAGGGTATGCAACTGAGTATTCAGGTATGAGATGGGGTATGTTCTTTATTGGAGAATATGCAAACCTATTTACTATTTGTTTCTTAGTATCTTTAATCTTCCTTGGTGGATACAATGATTTATGGTTTATCCCTGGAGGACTTGCAATTATCCTTAAAGTTATGTTCTTAGTATTTTTCTTTTTATGGACAAGAGCAGCTTGGCCACATATTAGACCTGATCAATTGATGTGGTTATGTTGGAAAATTTTAATGCCATTAGCAGTAATTAATATCTTGATTACTGGTTTTGTGATGATGTTTTAG
- a CDS encoding NADH-quinone oxidoreductase subunit G translates to MSDLITLTINGKSVQGKEGEYILNVARANDIFVPAVCYLTRCSPTLACRLCLVEADGKQVYSCNTKIKEGMNITTDTPNIAKERRAIMEVYDVNHPLQCGVCDQSGECELQNYSLYMKVDSQSYTIKDVPRPAANWGVMKYDPGLCIVCEKCVTVCKDMIGSNALSTVKRGADAIEKTFKDTMPKDAYSMWNKLNKSLIGFDEDSCTDCGECISVCPVGALVSSDFQYKSNAWELNKIPAANPHSSDCAFMYYETKHESIENAEPKIYRVTNEHHYSTLNGAARFGYDFENKVQGKDEESFAKAVEAFKKADSIVFNSYITNEEAFILQKIANKTGAKLVNKDAYNYKRFLSAYSSTSGTTLYSSTLKDVHDSNFVISVGSYLKTDLPNARYALNNSVVINKGAALYFHPISDKVMEKIGKRGKTTEFVQYNPLSEESVLYLILDKFGKDLPQDIQAFIDSQKETRTKTIVETVKETVVEVIKDEETGEETEKKKVVSKKVNKEVEFEYTKLLDNLGLDEKFLDTLETLLAKKDTYSLIVGEDLYTHPKSENLAKLCGLIDKHTDFSIVIIPSQTNTLGVSLICDLSDTVSGSTVGYNEKADFQLSALGDGDLDMPALNQQEGTFTNIDKKVIPTNVAIDYKGYVLNDIANKVLEDDVEYTIEYTVELPEKAGFKAVEFDKLPNYFGNDRVEFRGYDLVPQEIVVPKTLEEGLNELSVTQVDEALSSTLTLLENETLIYRANPINQFNEFTAIAHEFAKDLQSGVFVSEELFEKLELEKGDKVKVSSNGTELELNVYCDDQISGEIAYVSTFQKDLDTKELFDGYRFSKAVIKKA, encoded by the coding sequence ATGAGTGATTTAATAACATTAACGATAAATGGTAAGAGTGTTCAAGGAAAAGAGGGAGAATATATATTAAATGTTGCTCGTGCAAATGATATATTTGTTCCTGCTGTTTGTTATCTAACAAGATGTTCACCTACATTAGCATGTAGACTTTGCTTGGTAGAAGCTGATGGTAAACAAGTTTACTCTTGTAATACAAAAATAAAAGAGGGTATGAATATCACTACTGATACTCCTAATATTGCAAAAGAAAGACGTGCAATAATGGAAGTATATGATGTAAATCACCCATTACAATGTGGAGTTTGTGATCAAAGTGGAGAGTGTGAATTACAAAATTATTCTTTATATATGAAAGTTGATTCTCAAAGTTATACTATAAAAGATGTTCCAAGACCAGCTGCAAACTGGGGAGTTATGAAATATGACCCAGGTTTATGTATTGTTTGTGAAAAATGTGTGACTGTATGTAAAGATATGATTGGATCAAATGCCTTAAGTACAGTTAAACGTGGTGCTGATGCTATTGAAAAAACATTTAAAGATACTATGCCAAAAGATGCTTATTCTATGTGGAATAAACTTAATAAATCACTTATTGGATTTGATGAAGATTCATGTACAGATTGTGGTGAATGTATCTCTGTTTGTCCTGTTGGTGCATTAGTTTCTTCTGACTTTCAATATAAATCAAATGCTTGGGAATTAAATAAAATACCAGCAGCAAATCCACATTCATCAGATTGTGCATTTATGTATTATGAAACTAAACATGAATCAATAGAAAATGCTGAACCTAAAATCTATAGAGTTACAAATGAACATCACTACTCAACTTTAAATGGAGCTGCTAGATTTGGTTATGACTTTGAAAATAAAGTTCAAGGCAAAGATGAAGAAAGCTTTGCAAAAGCTGTTGAAGCATTTAAAAAAGCAGATTCAATTGTTTTTAACTCTTATATTACAAATGAAGAAGCATTTATTTTACAAAAAATTGCAAACAAAACTGGAGCAAAACTTGTAAATAAAGATGCATACAATTATAAAAGATTCTTAAGTGCATATAGTTCTACTTCTGGTACAACTTTATATTCATCAACTTTAAAAGATGTACACGATTCAAATTTTGTAATCTCTGTTGGGTCATATTTAAAAACAGATTTACCAAATGCTAGATATGCACTAAATAACTCTGTTGTTATAAATAAAGGTGCAGCTTTATATTTCCATCCAATCTCTGATAAGGTTATGGAAAAAATTGGTAAAAGAGGAAAAACAACTGAGTTTGTTCAATACAATCCTTTATCAGAAGAATCAGTTTTATATCTAATCTTAGACAAATTTGGAAAAGACTTACCTCAAGATATTCAAGCTTTCATTGACTCTCAAAAAGAGACAAGAACTAAAACTATAGTTGAAACAGTAAAAGAGACTGTAGTTGAAGTTATAAAAGATGAAGAAACAGGTGAAGAGACTGAGAAGAAAAAAGTAGTAAGTAAAAAAGTTAATAAAGAAGTTGAGTTTGAATATACAAAACTACTTGACAATCTAGGATTAGATGAAAAATTCCTTGATACTTTAGAAACACTACTTGCAAAAAAAGATACTTACTCTTTAATAGTAGGGGAAGATTTATATACTCATCCAAAAAGTGAAAATTTAGCAAAATTATGTGGATTAATCGATAAACATACAGATTTCAGTATTGTAATAATACCTTCTCAGACTAATACTTTAGGTGTTAGTTTAATTTGTGATTTAAGTGATACTGTTTCAGGATCTACAGTAGGTTATAACGAAAAGGCAGATTTCCAATTAAGTGCTTTAGGTGATGGTGATTTAGATATGCCAGCACTTAACCAACAAGAAGGAACTTTCACAAATATTGATAAAAAAGTAATCCCTACAAATGTTGCAATAGATTATAAAGGATATGTTTTAAATGATATTGCAAATAAAGTATTAGAAGATGATGTAGAGTATACAATAGAATATACAGTTGAACTTCCAGAAAAAGCTGGTTTCAAAGCAGTTGAGTTTGATAAACTTCCTAACTATTTTGGAAATGATAGAGTTGAGTTTAGGGGATATGACTTAGTACCTCAAGAGATAGTTGTACCAAAAACTTTAGAAGAGGGATTAAATGAACTTTCTGTTACACAAGTTGATGAGGCTTTAAGTTCTACATTAACATTATTAGAAAATGAAACTCTTATTTATAGAGCAAATCCAATTAATCAATTCAATGAATTCACAGCTATTGCTCATGAGTTTGCAAAAGATTTACAGTCAGGTGTTTTTGTTTCAGAAGAATTATTTGAAAAACTTGAACTTGAAAAAGGTGATAAAGTAAAAGTTAGTTCAAATGGAACTGAACTTGAACTAAATGTATATTGTGATGATCAAATATCTGGAGAGATTGCATATGTATCAACATTCCAAAAGGATTTAGATACAAAAGAACTTTTTGATGGATATAGATTTTCAAAAGCTGTGATTAAAAAGGCGTAA
- the nuoI gene encoding NADH-quinone oxidoreductase subunit NuoI: MGLEKLKDRNISMGDYVNVLEEEYPQTSWEQFKQVAKRSVKGELFVGLKIVWNMMTGALFKGEMHTVQYPAEKLPIGPRYRAVHKLLALLESGENRCIGCGLCEKICIADCIRMDTKIDENSRKEVLEYSINLGRCIFCGYCAEVCPELAIVHGGRYENASEQRAHFVIKEDLLTPLDKLKQQKEYPGFGAVSPDADEKIKKTPLSY; this comes from the coding sequence ATGGGATTAGAAAAACTAAAAGATAGAAATATTAGCATGGGTGACTATGTTAATGTTTTAGAAGAGGAATATCCACAAACTTCTTGGGAACAATTTAAACAAGTTGCAAAGAGGTCTGTAAAAGGTGAACTTTTTGTGGGGCTAAAAATTGTTTGGAATATGATGACAGGAGCTTTATTTAAAGGTGAAATGCATACTGTTCAATATCCAGCAGAAAAACTGCCTATTGGTCCAAGATATAGAGCAGTTCATAAACTTCTTGCATTATTAGAATCGGGTGAAAACAGATGTATTGGTTGTGGTTTGTGTGAAAAAATCTGTATTGCTGATTGTATTAGAATGGATACTAAAATTGATGAAAACTCTAGAAAAGAGGTTTTAGAGTATTCAATTAATCTTGGTCGTTGTATCTTTTGTGGATATTGTGCTGAGGTTTGTCCAGAGCTTGCAATTGTTCATGGTGGAAGATATGAAAATGCAAGTGAACAAAGAGCACACTTTGTTATTAAAGAGGATTTACTTACTCCTCTTGATAAATTAAAACAACAAAAAGAGTATCCTGGTTTTGGTGCTGTATCTCCTGATGCAGATGAAAAAATCAAGAAAACTCCATTATCATATTAA
- a CDS encoding NADH-ubiquinone oxidoreductase subunit E family protein, translating into MKRFDLRPLKDNFYDRMLELMDKEVSSGENAIFLFEIGDFSGVQKSADVVLEAGYTLMNSLKFNEVDWTIVVKKEKDVELIEKKRKEAEEKAALEAKKAEQVENDDDDEE; encoded by the coding sequence ATGAAAAGATTTGATTTAAGACCTTTAAAAGATAACTTCTATGACAGAATGTTAGAACTTATGGATAAAGAGGTTAGTTCTGGTGAAAATGCAATTTTTCTTTTTGAGATAGGAGATTTTAGTGGTGTTCAAAAAAGTGCAGATGTAGTTCTTGAAGCTGGCTATACACTTATGAATTCTCTTAAGTTCAATGAGGTTGATTGGACTATAGTTGTAAAAAAAGAAAAAGATGTAGAGCTTATTGAAAAAAAGAGAAAAGAGGCAGAAGAAAAAGCAGCTCTTGAAGCAAAAAAAGCTGAACAAGTTGAAAATGATGATGACGATGAAGAGTAG
- the nuoN gene encoding NADH-quinone oxidoreductase subunit NuoN: MTSVIPPVAIDFASLNFTTIVPMLMAIVGALVILCVDLVNKKLDKSLYVMLTVLFLFVDLGTLIGYSGNVRGFFDLLLVDGIAILSQAIIVFASILFILTAMNKLRFQEYRYPEYFALYLFVVAGFQFMVSSDSLILIFVGLETASMALYTLIAMHNRKNAIEAAIKYFTMGALATAFFAFGSMLFYAVTGTVELGQISEVLTESNFENYPVILLGVVFLLGALGFKLSLVPYHTWVADVYEGSTASLAGFLSVVPKIAGFVVALRFFEIFVASGDMFVEIILYATVVLTMTIPNIIALVQTDIKRMLAYSSISNAGFAMGAILIGTTQATNALFLYWIMFFITNLGGFTMLWLNRNKDYSFASDHSLEKYSGIIKTSPFTATMMGLFFLSLAGVPPFSLFWGKMYLIGSAVNAGYIILALIMAINSAIAAYYYLKPIVYIFLKEPVEDGVKCMVNATGPIKTVIGFCAIVTILSIFLVEPLLNVISYYVQISGY, translated from the coding sequence ATGACTAGTGTTATCCCACCAGTAGCAATTGATTTTGCTAGTTTAAATTTTACTACAATTGTACCAATGCTTATGGCAATAGTTGGTGCTTTAGTTATTCTTTGTGTTGATTTAGTAAATAAAAAACTTGATAAGTCACTTTATGTGATGTTAACTGTATTATTCCTTTTTGTAGACTTAGGTACATTAATTGGTTACTCAGGAAATGTTAGAGGTTTCTTTGATCTGTTATTAGTTGATGGTATTGCAATTTTATCTCAGGCTATTATTGTATTTGCTTCGATTTTATTTATTTTAACTGCAATGAATAAATTAAGATTCCAAGAGTATAGATATCCAGAATATTTTGCTTTATATTTATTTGTTGTAGCTGGTTTCCAATTTATGGTAAGTTCAGATTCATTGATTCTTATTTTTGTTGGACTTGAAACTGCATCAATGGCTTTATATACACTAATTGCAATGCATAATAGAAAAAATGCAATTGAAGCAGCAATTAAATACTTTACAATGGGTGCATTAGCAACGGCATTTTTTGCATTTGGGTCTATGTTATTTTATGCAGTTACAGGTACAGTTGAACTGGGACAAATCTCTGAGGTTTTAACTGAATCAAATTTTGAAAACTATCCTGTAATCTTACTTGGAGTTGTTTTCTTACTAGGTGCACTTGGGTTTAAACTTTCATTGGTACCATATCATACTTGGGTTGCAGATGTTTATGAAGGGTCAACTGCTTCTCTAGCAGGATTTTTATCTGTTGTTCCCAAAATAGCTGGTTTTGTTGTAGCTTTAAGATTTTTTGAAATCTTTGTTGCAAGTGGAGATATGTTTGTAGAGATTATCCTTTATGCAACGGTAGTTTTAACTATGACTATTCCAAATATTATAGCTTTAGTTCAAACAGATATAAAAAGAATGTTAGCTTATTCATCTATTTCTAATGCAGGTTTTGCAATGGGAGCAATTTTAATAGGAACTACACAAGCTACAAATGCTTTATTCTTATATTGGATTATGTTCTTTATTACAAACCTTGGTGGATTTACAATGTTATGGTTAAATAGAAACAAAGATTATAGCTTTGCAAGTGACCATTCCCTTGAAAAATATTCTGGAATTATTAAAACTTCACCATTTACAGCTACTATGATGGGACTATTTTTCTTATCTTTAGCTGGTGTACCTCCATTTTCTTTATTTTGGGGGAAAATGTATTTAATAGGAAGTGCTGTAAATGCCGGATATATTATTCTTGCACTTATTATGGCAATTAACTCTGCAATAGCAGCATACTATTATTTAAAACCAATAGTATATATCTTCTTAAAAGAGCCAGTTGAAGATGGTGTAAAATGTATGGTTAATGCAACAGGACCAATTAAAACAGTTATTGGTTTTTGTGCTATTGTAACTATACTTTCTATCTTTTTAGTAGAACCACTACTTAATGTGATTTCATATTATGTACAAATCTCAGGTTACTAG
- the nuoL gene encoding NADH-quinone oxidoreductase subunit L codes for MEKYLYIALFAPLLGSLIASCFSMRPKMLFTGIITSLLLAVSMVSSLILLQYIFTTESIVHVKLIDWISIGSLDIPFGFVVDQVSVVMMVVVTIVSTMVHIHSIGYMDHDKSFNRFFAWLSAFVFSMMILVMSDNFAGLFIGWEGVGLCSWGLIGFWYHKEDQALSKDIYKSPFSTLSPFSSISPGYAANEAFITNRVADLGMLVGLFLIYWNLGSLQYDDVFANISTLDTGLVIAIAAFLFIGAMGKSAQFPFNQWLANAMEGPTPVSALIHAATMVTAGVYLVIRANEIFTTVPEVGYFIACLGAFVAIGAASMALVATNIKKIIAFSTLSQLGYMFVAAGLGAYWVALFHLATHAFFKSVLFLGAGNVMHALNDEINIKNMGGLHKHMKGTSIIMTIASIALAGIFPFSGFFSKDLILEVAFGHHSYILWAILWITAGLTAFYSFRLIMYVFHGEEKFKEKGYHPHEAQSYVIAAMTPLAILAIIAGIFKGSYIEMVTKLLPELEVHVSDSTLWILIIITLGIALGGIAFAVFKFKKDGTYFSEKFKDRLCYKVLANQYFMPHLIENVINKPYLALSKFSWKKVDLKIVDAIVDAIAKVVYKSGEQTRIMQSGNLSTSLRLMILGLTVLLVLLVALGIAK; via the coding sequence ATGGAAAAATATTTATATATAGCACTTTTTGCCCCACTTTTAGGTTCTTTAATAGCTAGTTGTTTTTCAATGAGACCTAAGATGTTATTTACAGGAATCATAACTTCTCTATTATTAGCTGTATCTATGGTATCTTCATTAATACTTTTACAATATATTTTTACAACAGAATCTATTGTTCATGTAAAACTAATAGATTGGATATCAATTGGAAGTTTAGATATCCCATTTGGGTTTGTAGTTGACCAAGTAAGTGTTGTGATGATGGTTGTTGTAACTATTGTATCAACGATGGTACATATCCATTCAATTGGATATATGGATCATGATAAATCATTTAATAGATTTTTTGCTTGGCTTTCAGCTTTCGTTTTTTCAATGATGATTCTTGTTATGTCAGATAACTTTGCTGGATTATTTATAGGATGGGAAGGTGTTGGATTATGTTCATGGGGATTAATTGGTTTTTGGTATCATAAAGAGGATCAAGCTTTATCAAAAGATATCTATAAATCACCATTTTCTACACTGTCTCCATTTTCTTCAATCTCTCCAGGTTATGCAGCTAATGAAGCGTTTATAACAAACAGAGTTGCTGACCTTGGGATGTTAGTTGGATTATTCTTAATCTATTGGAATCTTGGAAGTTTACAATATGATGATGTATTTGCAAATATCTCTACTCTTGATACAGGGTTAGTTATTGCAATAGCAGCTTTCCTTTTTATTGGAGCTATGGGTAAATCAGCACAATTTCCTTTTAATCAATGGCTTGCAAATGCAATGGAGGGTCCAACTCCAGTTTCTGCACTTATTCACGCTGCAACTATGGTAACAGCAGGGGTTTACTTAGTAATCCGTGCAAATGAAATCTTTACAACTGTTCCTGAAGTTGGATATTTTATTGCTTGTCTTGGTGCTTTTGTTGCTATTGGAGCTGCTTCTATGGCATTAGTTGCTACAAATATTAAAAAGATTATTGCATTCTCAACACTATCTCAATTAGGATATATGTTTGTTGCTGCTGGTCTTGGAGCATATTGGGTAGCATTGTTTCACCTTGCAACTCATGCTTTCTTTAAATCGGTACTATTCTTAGGTGCTGGTAATGTTATGCATGCACTAAATGATGAAATAAATATCAAAAATATGGGTGGACTTCATAAACATATGAAGGGAACTTCTATTATTATGACAATTGCTTCAATAGCACTTGCAGGAATTTTCCCATTCTCTGGTTTCTTCTCAAAAGATTTAATCCTAGAGGTTGCTTTTGGACACCACTCTTATATTTTATGGGCAATTTTATGGATAACAGCAGGTTTAACTGCATTTTATTCATTTAGACTTATTATGTATGTATTCCATGGTGAAGAGAAGTTTAAAGAGAAAGGTTATCATCCCCATGAAGCTCAATCATATGTGATTGCTGCTATGACACCACTTGCAATATTAGCAATTATTGCAGGTATCTTTAAAGGTTCATATATAGAGATGGTAACAAAACTTCTACCTGAATTAGAAGTTCATGTTAGTGATTCAACACTTTGGATTTTAATTATAATAACTCTAGGTATAGCACTTGGGGGTATCGCATTTGCTGTGTTTAAATTCAAAAAAGATGGTACATATTTTAGTGAGAAATTCAAAGATAGACTTTGTTATAAAGTGTTGGCAAACCAATATTTTATGCCTCATCTAATAGAAAATGTAATAAATAAACCTTATTTAGCACTTTCTAAATTCTCATGGAAAAAAGTTGATCTTAAAATTGTTGATGCAATTGTTGATGCAATTGCAAAAGTTGTTTATAAAAGTGGAGAGCAAACTAGAATTATGCAAAGTGGAAATTTATCAACATCGTTAAGATTGATGATTTTAGGTTTAACAGTGTTACTGGTACTTTTAGTAGCACTTGGAATAGCGAAGTAA
- a CDS encoding NADH-quinone oxidoreductase subunit M, translated as MEHILSILIFFPAFAAFIGFLVKNDSIRMYAILVTAIEFVLTVLLWSNFDTNIADMQFTEMIPIIESYGINYLVGIDGISLFLVIMTTFMTMIAVIGLTEKRNLKHMIITILFLEMTMVGVFVALDAIIFYLFWELSLVPMLYIIGAWGGQLRIYAAIKFFLYTFLGSLVMLVGMLYLGYVYYQTTGHWSFSIMDWNMLVLPFDMQLWLFIAFFAGFAIKVPMFPFHTWLPYAHGQAPTIGSVILAAVLLKMGTYGFVRFSLPLFPDASVYFTIPMAILALIAIVYTAMVAYAQEDMKQVIAYSSVSHMGVIILGIFALNVEGIGGSIFLMISHGVVSGALFMLVGVIYDRRHTKMIKEFGGLASVMPKYATIFGIMLMASVGLPLTIGFVGEFLSLLGFFKVSPVLTIIAGLTIILGAVYMLVMYKKSFFGPITNEENKKLEDIKGREIAALVPLVALVIILGVYPKPILKPVDKSVSQLVEIMQIKAVNQTTKTRLLESNSIGEVKND; from the coding sequence ATGGAACATATTTTATCAATTTTAATATTTTTTCCAGCATTTGCAGCATTTATAGGATTTTTAGTTAAAAATGATTCTATTAGAATGTATGCGATTTTAGTAACTGCAATTGAGTTTGTATTAACTGTTTTATTATGGTCAAACTTTGATACAAATATTGCAGATATGCAGTTTACTGAGATGATCCCTATAATTGAAAGTTATGGAATTAACTATTTAGTAGGAATAGATGGTATCTCTTTATTTTTGGTTATTATGACAACATTTATGACAATGATTGCTGTAATTGGATTAACTGAAAAAAGAAACCTAAAACATATGATTATCACTATTTTATTTTTAGAGATGACTATGGTTGGTGTATTTGTTGCTTTAGATGCAATTATCTTTTATTTATTCTGGGAATTATCACTTGTACCTATGCTTTATATAATAGGAGCTTGGGGTGGTCAGCTTAGAATCTATGCGGCAATCAAATTTTTCTTATATACATTCTTAGGTTCACTTGTGATGTTAGTTGGTATGTTATATCTTGGATATGTTTATTACCAAACAACAGGACACTGGAGCTTTAGTATTATGGATTGGAATATGCTTGTATTGCCTTTCGATATGCAATTATGGCTTTTTATTGCCTTTTTTGCAGGTTTTGCAATCAAAGTTCCAATGTTTCCATTCCATACATGGCTTCCATATGCTCACGGTCAGGCACCAACAATAGGTTCTGTAATCCTTGCAGCTGTATTGCTTAAAATGGGTACATATGGATTTGTAAGATTTTCACTTCCACTTTTCCCTGATGCCTCAGTTTACTTTACAATACCAATGGCTATCTTAGCTTTAATTGCTATTGTTTACACAGCAATGGTTGCTTATGCACAAGAGGATATGAAACAAGTAATTGCATACTCATCAGTATCTCATATGGGTGTTATTATACTTGGTATTTTTGCACTAAATGTTGAAGGTATTGGTGGTTCAATCTTCTTAATGATTTCACATGGTGTAGTATCAGGAGCACTGTTCATGTTAGTTGGGGTTATTTATGATAGACGTCATACTAAGATGATAAAAGAGTTTGGTGGATTAGCTAGCGTGATGCCAAAATATGCAACAATCTTTGGAATTATGCTTATGGCATCTGTTGGTCTTCCACTTACAATTGGATTTGTTGGGGAGTTTTTATCTTTATTAGGATTTTTTAAAGTATCTCCTGTATTAACAATTATCGCAGGACTTACAATTATCCTTGGAGCTGTTTATATGCTTGTGATGTACAAAAAATCTTTCTTTGGACCAATTACAAATGAAGAGAATAAAAAACTTGAAGATATCAAAGGTAGAGAGATTGCAGCACTTGTACCATTAGTTGCATTGGTTATTATCTTAGGGGTTTATCCAAAACCTATATTAAAACCTGTTGATAAATCAGTTTCTCAACTTGTAGAGATTATGCAAATAAAAGCAGTAAATCAAACAACAAAGACTAGACTCTTAGAGTCTAATAGCATTGGGGAGGTGAAAAATGACTAG
- the nuoK gene encoding NADH-quinone oxidoreductase subunit NuoK: MSLNAYLILSSVLFLIGTVGVIRRKNLLMLFFSTEIMLNAVNVGLAAISKFHGDLTGQMFAFFIIAIAASEVAIGLGLLILWYKKRGSIDLDTIQSMKG; this comes from the coding sequence ATGAGTTTAAACGCATATTTGATTTTATCTTCAGTTTTATTTTTAATAGGAACTGTTGGTGTAATTAGAAGAAAAAACTTACTTATGCTTTTCTTCTCAACTGAGATTATGTTAAATGCTGTAAATGTTGGTTTAGCTGCTATTTCAAAGTTTCATGGAGATTTAACAGGGCAAATGTTTGCATTTTTTATTATAGCAATTGCAGCAAGTGAGGTTGCTATTGGATTAGGTTTATTAATCCTTTGGTACAAGAAAAGAGGATCAATTGATCTTGATACTATTCAAAGTATGAAGGGGTAA